A single region of the Nostoc sp. MS1 genome encodes:
- a CDS encoding GNAT family N-acetyltransferase, producing the protein MRTTVKLIRGQDNITVEADLTELQTKHANDYTSSWKEQLRLFTQGDKFWDWEFKLEFVINKQPNREGYAIEYEGETQGLMIIETQLHGSRLASGKRLVYVDGIASAPWNREMIQRPPQYKGVGTALLAFARTRSLELGYNGRVGLHSLPEAEKFYDNQGMMDLGEDEDYDDLIYFEYGVWRSSR; encoded by the coding sequence TATAACTGTAGAAGCAGATTTAACTGAGCTACAAACTAAACATGCTAATGACTACACCTCTTCATGGAAAGAGCAATTAAGATTATTCACTCAAGGAGACAAATTTTGGGACTGGGAATTTAAACTGGAGTTCGTAATTAATAAGCAACCAAACCGAGAAGGTTACGCTATCGAGTATGAAGGTGAAACCCAAGGTTTAATGATTATTGAAACTCAACTGCACGGCTCACGATTAGCATCAGGAAAGCGACTGGTCTATGTTGATGGTATTGCATCTGCACCTTGGAACCGAGAGATGATACAACGCCCACCTCAATATAAAGGTGTTGGTACTGCACTGTTAGCTTTTGCTAGAACTCGTAGCCTAGAACTAGGTTATAACGGTAGAGTAGGTTTACATTCATTACCTGAAGCCGAAAAATTCTACGATAACCAAGGAATGATGGACTTGGGAGAAGACGAAGATTACGATGATTTGATTTATTTTGAGTACGGGGTATGGCGTTCTTCTAGATGA
- a CDS encoding RtcB family protein, with protein MQPKNLKRLMRALARLGLDVTYNDQVYSVRLSNAPNAAVAEVLLPEGFPVEAKAFKQLATLANIRHPAGGCVCRACATPDFHPGDAGIAIGSVVKTQDMVIPTAVGSDINCGMRLHVVDLTIDEFLAKRDLFVERMKGDYFFGTRDVTMTAQSMRALFQYGVTGWLNAMLDQPTGSVVKSDLQQLAIESDRIFLNGSMDGDWKFAPIELVPDDGLVRDGSLATIGSGNHFVEVQRVERVENRALAHAWGVREGQLAFMIHSGSRNVGKYIGGMWRDRAKAVWPKCLKYPDEQIFPLSTHSHPELVESYLQAQATAANYGFVNRLLLAELLRLRLRSVYGDVEAPLVYDLPHNITLREKDRTWITRKGASPAYAGQPVIIPGSMGTESYLMVGQSNPAFCNSASHGAGRLRSRFDLNRRGASQSEAELGLTGVDCITLRSERRIEEAPAAYKPIGSVIDAQVEAQMVAVVARLSPVLTFKA; from the coding sequence ATGCAGCCAAAAAATCTCAAGCGTCTGATGCGTGCTTTAGCACGGCTTGGTCTAGATGTAACATACAATGACCAAGTTTACTCTGTTCGTTTATCCAATGCACCCAATGCAGCAGTAGCAGAAGTCCTTTTACCAGAAGGCTTTCCTGTAGAAGCTAAGGCATTCAAACAGTTAGCAACTTTGGCAAATATTCGTCATCCAGCAGGTGGGTGTGTCTGTCGTGCCTGTGCCACACCAGACTTTCACCCTGGTGATGCAGGTATTGCCATTGGTTCAGTAGTAAAAACCCAAGATATGGTTATTCCCACTGCTGTCGGGTCTGATATTAACTGTGGAATGCGCCTTCATGTGGTCGATTTAACTATCGATGAATTTTTAGCAAAGCGTGACTTGTTTGTAGAACGCATGAAAGGAGATTACTTCTTTGGTACTCGTGATGTCACAATGACGGCTCAATCCATGCGAGCTTTGTTCCAATATGGAGTGACTGGTTGGTTGAATGCAATGTTAGACCAACCAACTGGTAGTGTGGTCAAATCTGATTTACAGCAACTTGCCATTGAGAGCGATCGCATATTTTTGAATGGTTCAATGGATGGTGATTGGAAATTTGCGCCGATTGAGTTGGTTCCTGATGATGGATTAGTCCGAGATGGTTCCTTGGCTACTATCGGTTCGGGAAACCATTTTGTAGAAGTACAGCGAGTTGAGCGAGTAGAAAATCGCGCTTTAGCCCATGCTTGGGGAGTGCGAGAAGGACAATTGGCGTTCATGATTCACTCAGGTTCGCGCAATGTAGGGAAGTACATTGGTGGTATGTGGCGAGATCGCGCTAAAGCTGTTTGGCCAAAATGTCTGAAGTACCCCGATGAGCAGATTTTTCCTCTTTCAACTCATTCCCACCCAGAGTTAGTCGAAAGTTATTTACAAGCTCAAGCCACTGCTGCCAACTATGGCTTTGTCAATCGCTTATTGTTAGCGGAGTTGCTCCGTCTACGGTTACGCTCAGTTTATGGAGATGTAGAAGCCCCTTTAGTCTATGATTTACCCCACAATATCACCCTAAGAGAAAAAGACCGAACCTGGATAACACGCAAGGGTGCAAGTCCTGCTTATGCCGGACAGCCAGTGATTATTCCTGGTTCAATGGGTACTGAGTCTTACCTGATGGTGGGTCAAAGCAATCCAGCTTTCTGCAACTCTGCTTCACACGGAGCAGGAAGACTTCGTTCTCGTTTTGATCTCAATCGCCGGGGTGCATCTCAAAGTGAAGCCGAATTAGGTTTAACTGGGGTAGACTGTATTACCTTGCGTTCAGAACGTAGAATAGAAGAAGCACCCGCCGCCTATAAGCCGATTGGCTCTGTGATTGATGCACAAGTTGAAGCCCAGATGGTGGCAGTAGTCGCCCGTTTGAGTCCGGTGCTGACCTTTAAAGCTTAG